AGGGAGATGTGTTCAGGAAGATTCCAGTAGGTTCCATGGTTGGTCATCGGCCTTCTCACCTCGTTTATATCCCCACTTTTACCCCCATTCCTTTCACTCAAATATCAGAGAAGTAACCATCTGAGTTGGTCGGAGAGATACTTTGTCGACTGCCAAGGAAAGCACTTGCTCAATCCAGAGCGGTATGTAAGCTTTGGAACGCTCTTTGGGAGGACAAGAGTTTCTTGAAGAACTACTTGGCTTGCGCACGCCCTCAATTCATATTAAGGACCAATTCCAAGATTTTTTCGGTGGACATCATCAAtctcgacaacaacaacaacaacaacaacaacccgaTTCTTGAGATGCATGATATAACTTCAGACATGCCATGTACCAACTTAGTTCATTGCGATGGGTTTTTTCTATCTAGCATTTGGAAGAAAGGTTTCGTGGTTTGGAACCCTTGGTTAAGACAGAAGAGATTGATAGAGAATCAAGAATTCAGGTTTTGTGGCCTAGGGTACGATAACAGTAGACCCAAAACAACAGGTTACAAGGTTTTTGGGGTTGACTTTTGTTTCGATGGTAGCGGTAAACTCTACCCAAAAGTTGCCATCTACGAGTGCAATTCTGATGCGTGGAAGTTTATTGTTAATGCCCCTTCTGAACATGATTGGGGCATGCCGCAGTTAGATACTATTATTTCCTTGGCTGGGAATTTATATTGGATTGCTTATCATTCACCTACCCGTGAGTATTTCATCCGAAGCTTTGATTTTTCCAAGGAGATGTTCAAGACCTTTTGTCGTCTACCTCCTAACGAGCAAGACTTTGGCTATAGTCAAGTCCTTGCTGTATTCAGGGGAGATCGGTTTTCAGTGTTAAGGCAGTCCTACATGATCAGCAAGATTGTCATTTTTGTGACAAAGCACAAGATTGACGGTAATGGAGAGGCTGTGGCGTGGATGCCTCTCATGACTGTGTCAATGCCAGACTTCCCCAGGTTACAACACAAATGTCTTGACTCTCAGCCAAGTTACTTTGTTGATAATGAAAAGAGGCTGTTTGTGTGTACTTGTGATGAAACTGGGCATGCTTGCATCTACATTGTAAAGGGAGATGTGTTCAGGAAGATTCCAGTAGATTCTATGGTTGATCTTTGGCCTTCTCACCTCACCTATATCCCTAGTTTCATCCCCATTCCTTTCGAACTACCAGTATCgcatgtttaattatatttattatgttttttttttctagctcTTGTTTGTGTATTTTCTACTTAATCAAAAACCAcacgaaataaaaaataaatttttagatttAAGTCGTTCAACTCCTatgtatctctttttttttaattcatctcTCCTACAAATAATATGGACCAATAGATGTCCACGAGAACCAAAAATTCAATTTGCTCTTGGTGTGCCTGCTATGGCGGCAACATTTTGCTACAAGGCGTTTGTTATATCCAAGCCAAGCTTTTTGATCTTATTTAATTGTTCAAGATGTAGAATACTCGTGATGGTAAGGTTCTTTGTGAACTATGCGTTAGTTTCTTTTTAATACATGTAGAGAAAATTCTCATTCTgctgttccattttttttttttttttttttggtgataaaaGATGGATTTTTNNNNNNNNNNNNNNNNNNNNNNNNNNNNNNNNNNNNNNNNNNNNNNNNNNNNNNNNNNNNNNNNNNNNNNNNNNNNNNNNNNNNNNNNNNNNNNNNNNNNNNNNNNNNNNNNNNNNNNNNNNNNNNNNNNNNNNNNNNNNNNNNNNNNNNNNNNNNNNNNNNNNNNNNNNNNNNNNNNNNNNNNNNNNNNNNNNNNNNNNNNNNNNNNNNNNNNNNNNNNNNNNNNNNNNNNNNNNNNNNNNNNNNNNNNNNNNNNNNNNNNNNNNNNNNNNNNNNNNNNNNNNNNNNNNNNNNNNNNNNNNNNtttttttttttttttttttgcggtgaTAAAAGATGGATTTTTGCTCCTTGAGATCAATAGAATGCTGCGCgctggaggatattttccttggGCTGCACAGCCTGTTTATAAGCATGAACTCCCTCTGGAAGAACAATGGACAGGTAACATCCTTTTAAACTGCTTTGAGTAGGCCTATCCAGGCGTGAATAAGATTCTTTGTTGTTTGGAGTTAGTGATCACGGTGAACagagacagaggaagaagatgatcgaagTATTTTCTCTCTTAATTCCAATATGGAGTACATGATTATATACGAAACAAAGGCGTGGACAGGAAGCCTAATTAGCAAGATTATGGAAACTAGATTATATAATTACATAAGTTACGGGATATGATAAATGATATCGAATAATATCCCAATACACGGTACATAGCTTTGTTATGGAAAGTTGGAAGTCTCTGTCGGTATAGCTAGCTAGggaaagtttttttgttttcatttgctACTTTGATTTTAATCTCACGTTTTATTTTCCAGAGATGTTGAATCTTACTACTAGCCTTTGCAGGAAACTGGTAAACAAGGAAGGATACGTTGCAAATGTGTGAGCCATTTGATCCATACCCTATAATCGAACTTAACCATTAATTTGTCTTTGTGTCAATAATGCATGGTTAACAATGCAATCAGATGTGATATGTCAACCATATTGCTAGAGATGGACCGGATATTAAGACCGGGTGGAAGAGCATACATTAGGGGATTCAGTTTATGTTATGGGTTGGCATGCTTCTCTATTTGTGACACATCTGAGGGAGGGTCCTCACGCAAGTTACAGGATTCTAACGTGCGACAAGTCTCCTATGAGAGACTGATTAATTACCAGACAAGTTACTGCGCACTTAAAAGTCTTTTTAGAATCATCTCTCCGTCCCACAAATATTATATTGGATTGTCTTCTTTTTGTACGGGAAAGCATTATTTATTAATCAGAGCCTCTAGGGGGCACAAACAAGATCAcgcattattttttaaattatagaaGACGGATTATACGAATTTGGAACGAAGTTGGTCAGCAAGGCGGCGATGCTCCACTGGAATTTTACATAATAAATGTTCTTCCAATACGTCTACGTGGTCCTGGAGATGTTCTTCATGAAAAGCTTCCAGTTGTGGAATATTAGCATCATcatctgaaagaaaaaagaaactgataCGTTTGTgacaagtaacaacaacaaaaacaaaaaaaaacaagtgcgTTTTTAGTGTTGTTTCTTACAAGGTAGATCTTCTATCCCTCTGTTTTGCATATGTAAATATACTGCAACAAAACCTGCATATATTTTCAGAGTATGAATATTTTTCACcgaaaatatcaaacaaaactagTCAATATagtctttatattatatacatatatataggattaCTTACGGTCTGGAATTTTCATTCTGCGAAACTTTTCAGAACCCTTGTGGATGATTAAGCAAGTGTAGTCATCTATATCCACTTCCCATATGTCCTTCCAATGGTCAAGCCAAGTGTCGATGTCAGAAGCATATGATGTGGTGATACAAGGAGGGTCAACCCCGCAAGACTGTTTCAGTTGGATCTCTATCTCCTTCATCTCCCTGAGATTATTAAGACAATCATCGATTTTGTCCTTAACCTACGATATTCagatacacacacacacacacacacgaaaACAGTCAACATCGTCTGAAACTGAATAAAGTATGGATCAGACACTCTACTTAGATCATAGATGGACTCTTCTTACATATTTGTCTAGAACTTTTATACGCTCCCTCATTCTCTTGAGGAAAACACACGAAAGAATATAGGGTTTGTCAGCGGCTGCTTGCAACTAAATTAAACCTCCTTTTCTAATTGTCTCCCGCTTTCTTTTTATATACGTCATACACGATGATGACCTAGTGTCTTTCTTTGGGCCAGAAATAATAAAAGCCCATTCTTATTTAGATGATTTGG
The Camelina sativa cultivar DH55 chromosome 6, Cs, whole genome shotgun sequence genome window above contains:
- the LOC104699293 gene encoding putative F-box protein At3g16590, with translation MTSKIVIFVTKHKIDGNGEAVEWMRFMTVSIPDFPRLQHKCLDAQPSYFVDNEKRIFVCTCDETGHACIYIVKGDVFRKIPVGSMVGHRPSHLVYIPTFTPIPFTQISEKAVCKLWNALWEDKSFLKNYLACARPQFILRTNSKIFSVDIINLDNNNNNNNNPILEMHDITSDMPCTNLVHCDGFFLSSIWKKGFVVWNPWLRQKRLIENQEFRFCGLGYDNSRPKTTGYKVFGVDFCFDGSGKLYPKVAIYECNSDAWKFIVNAPSEHDWGMPQLDTIISLAGNLYWIAYHSPTREYFIRSFDFSKEMFKTFCRLPPNEQDFGYSQVLAVFRGDRFSVLRQSYMISKIVIFVTKHKIDGNGEAVAWMPLMTVSMPDFPRLQHKCLDSQPSYFVDNEKRLFVCTCDETGHACIYIVKGDVFRKIPVDSMVDLWPSHLTYIPSFIPIPFELPVSHV